The Balaenoptera musculus isolate JJ_BM4_2016_0621 chromosome 5, mBalMus1.pri.v3, whole genome shotgun sequence region GGAGCCGCGGGGATTGGTGGCACTGCCCTTTCTGGCGCAGAAGCCTCGGGCAGCGCTGGCGGAGGAAGCCCGCCCAGAGGCCAAACCCTCCCGCGGGCTGGATGCTGTCTCTCCCTGCGCGCTCCGAGCGCCGAGTGCGAATCAACCTCGTGGCCTAAAGGGCAGGGCATCCAAGTAAGATTGGACGAGCTCATCGGGCGGAACCCGGCGTCCTTTGAACCTCCCCAAAGAAAAAGAGCCAGCCCCCACTCTCCCACATCAAAGCGGAGATTCGGTGACTCTTAACTTTGTTACAAGCTCTCTGGGGCCGgctggggttttgttttgcttatttccaagagggagaagatgagaAGTAGCGCACTTTGAGCGGCGAGGaaaaagtgaggaagagagaagagcccGGGATTGAATCCGGGACTCTAAGAGGGAAAAGACAGCCCAAACCACCCGGACCCTCGCTGGTCTCGGCGAGCCACCGCCTCTCGACTGGTGTGTTTGGACATTTCTGCTGCGCAGTTACGAGAGCAACTCTCAGCGGCTGCATTCTTGGCCCAGTTGGCAGGTCGCCTCCTGGCGTGCGGAGCAACTCCTCGCTCGCGCCCTCGGCGCTTCTCGCTCTCCTGAGCCCCTCCGGGGGCACCGGCCGGCGCTCCCGCTGCGTGGCTGCGGGCTCCGGCCTGGTCGTGGGATGTTAGCGGTGGGGGCGATGGAGGGCACCCGGCAGAGCGCGTTCCTGCTCAGCAGCCCGCCCCTGGCCGCCCTGCACAGCATGGCAGAAATGAAGACCCCGCTGTACCCCGCCGCGTACCCCCCGCTGCCCGCCGGGCCcccctcctcctcgtcctcctcgtcctcctcgtcGTCACCCTCCCCGCCTTTGGGCTCCCACAACCCAGGCAGCCTGAAGCCCCCGGCCGCGGGGGGGCTCTCGTCCCTGGGCAGCCCCCCGCAGCAGCTCTCGGCCGCCACCCCACATGGCATCAACGACATCCTGAGCCGGCCCTCCATGCCCGTGGCCTCAGGGGCAGCCCTGCCCTCCGCCTCGCCCTCcggttcctcctcctcctcttcctcgtcCACCTCCGCTTCCTCCGCTTCGGCCGCCGCGGCCGCAGCTgcggccgctgccgccgccgcctcaACCCCAGCGGGGCTGCTGGCCGGCCTGCCCCGTTTCAGCAGCCTgagcccgccgccgccgccgcccgggctCTACTTCAGCCCCAGCGCCGCGGCCGTGGCCGCCGTGGGTCGGTACCCCAAGCCGCTAGCCGAGCTGCCCGGCCGGACGCCTATCTTCTGGCCAGGAGTGATGCAGAGCCCACCCTGGAGGGACGCACGCCTGGCCTGCACTCCTCGTGAGTACAATCGACTGCGCCCAGTTGTGCTTGTTTTGCCCGCTCTCAGGTCATGGCCCCTGGTGTGCATGCGGGTCGGTCCACCCTCTTGCCTGCCGAGTAGTTTGGCAGCACCAGAATCGCACGAGTTAGGTTGGGCCAGGGCGTTCAGCGAGGAACTCTCGCTGTCCTGAGCTCCATGGTTGCGTCCAAGCGCCCCCCTCTCCCCAAGCCTTGGGCACGCCTCGCGGAACCGGTGTGCATGCGTCTCCACGGAACACAATGTGGTGCGGGGCGTGTCTCATCCGAGGCCCTGGCTGCTCCCGGAACAGCCCGGCCGGAACCGCATACCCCTCCTGGGTTaaagaggtggggagggcaggagaggctACTGGGCTCCAGCCCGCACCCCAGCTTTCCAGTGTCCCATGCCGAAGTCCCACTCGACCTTCGCCAGCCTGACTGGCCTCCTCTCTACGAACCGGTGGGGACCGGCAGCGGCGAGCCCTCCACAGCCCTGAGCCGAACGTGTGTGTTTGATGTACGTCTCGGTCCAGGGTGTCCCCACCTCACCTCGTCGtcctcaccaccctcccccctcGTCCCCCGAGTACGCTCAGCCCAGGTGAGCCCACTGAAGACAGGTCCGCGGCCCGTGGAGGAGGGCAAGTGCCACTTCGGGCCGCTCCCCACCGCTGGGCCCTCGCTTTTCCACCTGCCTCGGCCCCGGACATATTGAGGGGCATCGTGGCTCTCAACATCCTAATATGAGAAAGAACCGGAGGAAGAACGAGGTAACAGGGCAAGGACGGGGGAAAATGCAACACCCCGCAAAGATCTTGCTCGAAACCAACTGAGTTACCCCAGGATCCCCCTAATCTTACAGGTAGTTGGCCAGCGCGCCGCGGAAGCTCCCATACTCCCAGGTGGCATTTAGGGGCCAGTCCCCTGTCCTTTTCTCGCTCTGTTCTTTGCTTTTGACCGAGTCCCCAAAGTTTCTTCTGTCTCCTGATCTCTTTCGTGTGGCTGAGCGGCAGTAACTGAGGGAAGCTGGGGGAGCCAAGCGGAGGCTCCCTTCGGAAGCCTCGGGACAGgggcggccggggcgggggcggctgTCGGGGAGACGTTATTGTATTCGTTTGGATGGCCACGTAGGGACCGCCAACAAAGGCGGCGCCTCCTCCCCCTTGGCCGCAGCGGCGTTCGACTGGGGGCGATTTAGCTCTCTTGTGTTCCAAAAACAAGGCGCTCTTTGTTGCGCGGGCACAGGTTAGGAAAGCGTTCGAGGAACAAAACTAGTCACCcccatgcaaaggccctgggaccGAACGAGCCCCAACTAGACTTGGCGGTGAGAGGGAACTTCCCCCCCGCCCCGTACCCACACGCCTCAATTTACTGGGCCTAGAGATTGGGCCTCGGCAAACTTCAGCAGTGCGCTCCCTCTGTTGGACGTCGTTGTTGGGCCGAAGGTTATTTACAGCGGCTCCAAACACACGcgcttttaaaaaaacaggtggGTGTAAGAAGGCAAAGCGAGAAGCGCAGTGGGACTGCAAGCGCCACGGCCCTTCTCGTGCCGCCGCGGAATACGCTTCCCTTTCCCGCCACAACGTTGTTTCTGGAGTTCGTCTCTTCTCAGCGGAGCCGCTCGTAACTGGTTGTttccccccttcctttctttttttaatctgttctcGTAGATCAAGGATCCATTTTGTTGGACAAAGATGGGAAGAGAAAACACACGAGACCCACGTTCTCGGGCCAGCAGATCTTCGCTCTGGAGAAGACTTTCGAACAAACGAAATACTTGGCGGGGCCCGAGAGGGCTCGCTTGGCCTATTCGTTGGGGATGACGGAGAGTCAGGTCAAGGTGAGTGGACCCTGCAAACCTCGAGGGAGAGCTCCCCCATGTACGTCATGCGCGCgggtgtgcgcgcacacacacacacacataccccaaaCTAACAAACAGCCGCCCGAGGGTGCAGTCTGAGAAGCATGGGGAGAGATGAGATCAGcgaagggggtggagggggaggttACAAAGGCTCTGGGGTCTCTCGGGCGGGCAAACTGTTGATGAACAAAAGGAATCAAGCCTCCGCCTTTGAAATTAGGTTAATCTAGATAGCAGCATGTGCTGGGGGAACTCGCCATTATTAGAGAATAAAAGCATTACGGAAATATCAGCCCTGAGAATAGACCAGGCCAGTTAGATAGCTTCTATGTATTCTATTTGTAAGGATATTCAACCTTTTGTTTGTCAATTCAGGCTCCACTAGTTATATAATTTCCTAATGTAGATCAGCATTATAGTGCTACTGTGTTAACTTGCAggttaaaaaaaccccaataaatcCACAAGATCTAACCACTTAGCATGGATGCATCTGCTTTTAGCTTACCTGAGGCAGCCACTTCGGAATAGTAATTTTCCAAGTGAATTGACAAGATTATTACTGTATTATGAAATACAAGTTTATCAGTAGATGTAAGATGGTTTACTGTTTATGAcaacaaattataattaaaatgtcacttACCTTATAATTGAGTTGTACGGTGTATTTCCAGGGAATCAAATTGGAGAAATCTTTCCCTGAAATATAAAGGGATTGAAACAGCTAGGTACTTTAAATCTAGTGGTTTCCTATATTTCTGGTATtctcttttgttcctctttttcattatatatatgtatgtatatatatatatatattttttttttggtgtgtgtgtgtgtttaagtctGTTTCCATTAGTTATactgttgcttttaaaattaagcagGGATAACGTTAGCCATATCTGCTGGTCAGAGAGTATTTCCCCACAGACAAGCACCATAAAATGCATTTCAGGAGTGATTTTTGTATGTGACCATTAGAGTACCATCgcagttaaaattatttttgcagtGGTTGGTACAGAGCCTACCACAGTAATCTGGAGATCTTCATTTGTCACCATAAATATGTCGGCGTGGCTAGAAGTGAATTATTATAGCTgtataaagaaactaaaaatcacTTTCTTAACAATTCTGATTCTCTAGATAAATACATAACGGATGAGAAAATGGATGAGAAGCATAAAGAGAGGATGATTCAATATGTTTGGGAAATTGGTTGCTATTGCTGATGCTTTAggttaaaatatatgtatcaaaCACAATGTCAGACATCGTGAAtaggtttaaaatatttgtataaaaatgaatGTCTTAGGGAGGGACAATATTAAAGTAATATTTGAAAAGACTAGGCATGCTAATAGTGGGAAGTAATGTAACTGGcaaaatttcacttaaaaaaataactgatgaAAATTCTTACTTTGACTTCGGttttatgaaaaacattaaaccagagagacagagaaagacacacaaaCTACTATGATGatttcaacttttaaatattaaatattttcatgcatttatgttggttattattactgatttgaggtttctgttttagcagattttttttaactttacatcATACATTACAAGTGTAAATGGGGAGGGGTGTGTTTACCTACCATATTTGTGTGTATTCAGACCCGAAATAAGTGAAACAGACAAATACCCAAAAGTGAAAAGAACAGAGGTAATTGGGGTAAATGCTGTGGCTTCTCCCACAAATCACACTAAAAAGCCAGTACACTTCAGATTGTTTGAAATACCTTAATCTAAGAAAGTTGAAAACGAATAGAATCGCAGTCATTATGAGGCAACTTTACGAAAGGGAAAAGTTTTCTACTTCAATCGAGAAAGCAGGCAAGCGAACTCTTTTAGGGAAACTCATTTTAAGtttccaagtttttttcttttctgagaaatcGCTCACTGACAACCTCAATACTCTTGTGTAACCATCGCTATGGCAACGGCAGTCAGTTTGTTGGTGCCTGATACTCGGAGGAAGCTGGGGCAGTGGAGACCGACTTCAACGGCCCAGACATGGGAGGGCTCTGAGGGAGGGTGTCAAGACGTCAGGGGCCCGCAGGAGCGACTGCGGGATGTGGGAGAGAAGGCATTGCCTGGCTCTGCTCCCCTTAAACTCCTTCCGCCCCTGTCTCCCCTCTTCTCCGCTTTCTCGGCCCCCAGGTTTGGTTCCAGAACCGCCGGACCAAGTGGCGGAAGAAGCACGCAGCCGAGATGGCCACGGCCAAGAAGAAGCAGGACTCGGAAACCGAGCGGCTGAAAGGGGCCTCGGAAAACGAGGAGGAGGACGACGACTACAACAAGCCCCTGGACCCCAACTCGGACGACGAGAAAATCACGCAGCTGCTGAAGAAGCACAAgtccggcggcggcggcggcggcctccTGCTGCACGCGTCCGAGAACGAGAGCTCGTCCTGagcgcccgccgcccgcccggccTCCGGCCCCTCCGCGGCGACCGGGGGACCGCGCGTCCCGTCTTCCCGCTCCTCGGGGCCCGGAGGACACGGCCCCGCCTGCCGGGGCCCTTTGCTATTTTCTAAGATgtacatatctatttttttaacctagaaGTTGAGCGGGGCGGGGGAGAGAGACTCGGAGGatgatgagaaggcagagaagaccACGAAATACACCGCAAGACTAACGCAACAGACGCCGCAGCTGGGCCACCCTCCCGCCCCGCTCGGTGTCCTAGTCGCGTCCCCCTTCCCGTGCCCCCCCCCCCGCGCCCCCGCTCCCGCCTCTGTCTTGCGGCCGCTGGCCAGGGCGGGGGCGCTGAGAGGGCTTCTGGACCCGTCGACACCCACCGCGCGGGGGACCTCGGAGCCACGCGGGCGGGCGGCCGCCACAGATGGGAAGAGGGATGTTTCTCCCGCACACACTGCTGTGCCGACTAAAGTGGCCTGTTGAAGGCTCTTTGTAAATAAATCGTGAGTCTCACTGACTAGAAGTTACTTTattgtgaatatttaaaatgtaaaatgctttttTGAATTTGGTATAAAAAGATGGACCTCCTTCTTCCTGCTACCCTTCCCCTTTTAAGAGCTATTCAAACCACGTTCCCCTTTGCTTAACTGGAGAAGCGTAGTAAAGAATGTTCTCATCCTCCCTCGCCCGGTCCCCTCCCGGGTTTGGATTTAATCAATCCCATTTCCCCTTCATCCCTCTCGCTCTTCCCGGACCACCCCTGGCTCCGCACCCGGCTCCCGCCTCCAGGACTTGAAGTAGAACACTTGGAACCAGGAAGGGCCTCAGGCCtgcctctctgtttctctccgaAATTGCACAGTCGTTTGTTGCTATTTATTAGTGATTTAAAGAAAagtgttggggagggaggggctacaATAGCTTGTATTTAATTTAACTCCTTTCTGATAAAAATGCGTGTTAAAGTAGATGGTGGGAATTGTTACGACTGCTCTGGGTCAGAAACATAAAAATCCATTTAGTTGCTGTAATTGAAGTGTTTTGTATCATAAGAATACTATAGACTatgtaaattgttttcttttttaagctaaTAACGGTGATATATTAGCAtctttaacttttattaatttatataaggAATTCGGTTTGTAAAGAGAAGAAAACCCCCTTTGCAAGACCAGTTAAATGTAATGCACTTTCTGTTTCAAAggataaatcaaattaaaaaacagtTGAAGACGTCTGTTGCCTTGAATGAAAGGGTATATAGATCGTTTGATCTCATCAGAGATCTCAAATAAAAGTCAAAACCACAAGCACTTTATATTGGTGTCTTGGGTAATATAGCTGTTACCTGATTATTATTTTGGAAGAGTGGGGTCACATCTcctggtttgggaagataaaTGCAGTCCCGCTCATTGGGCTTCTTGGAGAGACTTGTCCAGCAGGCTGCCTCTGGTGTCCGTGTTGTCTAATTTTTTCCTGATGGCTTTTTCCTTTGCTAGGAATTCCCCGGGGGTTTTGGAGGAGACCTCATTTCCATACATCCAAGATAGCTTCTCAATTCAGCCTTAGCTCACTTAGCTGAGAGGAGGCAGCGGAGCCTGCTGTCAGCGCCGCATGGCTGTTGGATGCTAACATTTTCTCCCCAGTAGCCTGTAAGAATACAGAAGTTGGTGGAAAGCTGGGAACCCGGATTTTGCTAAACATTACAATAAAGGATACATTTAAAGAAAGCTGCTTCTAACAGATGTGAAACTCTCTAGGATTAAGGAAGCAATGTCACAGCTTCTGCAGCtgaatttgccaaaaaaaaaaaaaaaaaaaaaattgggaattcCAGGGAGAGAGCTGTATCACCGTCTTGGGATCTTTTTGTTTTCAGACACTCAGTTATAGGCTCAGTGAAATATAGTCATCCCCTTAGTGTTTCAGGTTAATGAGCTTGTGttcaaagggagaaaaatcaatataattcaatAGATTCTTCAGGCTAGTGTTAGGTAAAGAAAGTGTGGGTCTGTTTTGTTcccttgaaaataaaaaacagtgaaaactGGGAATGAAATTGCCTGAAGGAAATTATTGTAGAATACATTCCTGATGGCATGGTTTAATGGAAAAAAGGATGCAAATCtgccttatttcttttctctagtttgtGAAGTTCCCAGTAAGTTTTAAACTTCTGAATTTCTGTGTGCTTAGCAAGACTAAGGTGTGTGTCGTACAAAGAGGCAGCTATATCAAAAGAGGCTTTGCTGTGCTGGGGTGATATAATTTAAATCCTAGCTGTAAATAATAagatctttcttttcccttccttccctccctccctccctccctccctcatctttttctttatgaaagaACCTGGGGGTGGGGCAAGTCTGTTATGTTAAAGCACcactttattatttgttattttgcaACAACTGAGTCTAtctactttatttacttatttttacctTTACCATCCCTCTTCTGTCTTGAAAAGCCAAgcaactttttatttattccttcttcctAAGAAAGCAAAAATCCACAAGATAATGAGAAATGCTATTcctgaaatataataataaaaactactaCTATaccagtagtagtagtaatataGTCATATCACTGATAGAAACTTGGAACTACGATTGAAACTTTTTCTCAAGAAGTAAATAGGGTTATAATATTTATCCCGAGTTAGACATGTGGAAAGACACCTCTTTTAGTTCCTTTAGGAAGCATTCTCTCTGAGCTCCTTATGTTTAGAGCATCCGAGAAGTGTGAAAGTTTGTGGCCTGGCCTCCATCCTACAGGCAAATACGCAGAAGGCAGACAGAGTCTGCGTGTTTGCCAGCCTGAGCACAGAAGTGCTCTGAGTGGTGTGGGCAGTAGCCAGAGGTGGGCTCTGGGGCCATGCTGCACTGGCATTCGTTCCTTTATTCCAGGGGACTGCAGCAGTGACTCGAGTTTCCAGTTAATTTACTTCCACCCAGGATTCCAGCTGGCCACCAGTTGCAGCTGGCCCTGTAAAACTGGGAGTGAGCGAGAAGTGGGTGGAGGGCACCTTACTTAGGTGTCCTTTACCCTGGTTGGTTTGGTTTAGTTCCATGTATGCACAACAGGAATGTTTTTCCTAAGAGTTAGCACGGTGGAGAAGCTGAGGAAACGCTTTACAGCTCAAGCAAGGGAGAGTAAGAATTATCTCTCATCGTGGCTCAAAAACTTTATGACATTAACCAGCCATAAGCATCTGACTGAGCCTGCCAATCAGTCATTACAGCTAAAGGGGGTCacgatttaaaaacaaaaagtaagggCAAGTGACCTCATACACCACtgcttttattttaacaatttcccCAGTttcattaagatataattgacaaataatattgtgtaagtgtaaggtgtacaacataatgatttgatatacatatatattgcaaaatgatcaccacaataaatctagttaatattcatcacctcacacagttacaatttttcttccttatgatgaaaacttttaagatctactctcttactAACTTTtaaatacacaatacagtattgttaaccataGTCCCCAGGCCGTACATTACGTCCCCAGATGTTTtctaccttttgaccaccttcacccatttcccgcTGCCCCCCACTTGacctctgcttttaaaaatgcttacagGTAACAAAGTGTCAACAcggaaaacaaaatgagaaaaacaagggttttgtgtgtgtggtgaaaggAAGGTAAAACTGCTTTTTCGCTTTTGTTttatagtgtgtatgtgtcttcTCCTGTAAAGGGAAAGCCAGTGAGGTTGGGTGAGGGATACAGAGTGGAAGGGAAGGGCCCTGTTTGTGTCTCTCAGATGTCCCAGCAGCATTCACAATTTGAGGCTTCTACACAGTTATTTTCCCAGTCCCCAAATTCCAAGCTCAGTTCTTTGGTTCACATTCAGAGGATTCTGTAACTTAAAGCTCTATACCTTCTTTCCCAGAAGTTGTGGTTTATTGAGTGGCTTCCCAAGCTTGTGAACACTGTAATCCACTTTTCCTTTCTCTACTTGGGAGATGGTGGAAAGAGAAGGAACCAAAAATGTTTCATTCTTCTCTGGAAAGATGTGCACCCCTCACCACTCAGTGTGCAGGCAATTCTGGACTGGAGGCCAGCTCTTCTTGTAAATATGGTATCAGGCAACAGAGTCAGAGGGCGCCTTTGAAAACTTTTGGAGCCTAATATCATGTACATGAGTGTGTTATTAGACCAGCATCAGCTTGGGTTGATCTACACCATCTTGCCCTTTAAGCTGGTCATCAGggcgcgtgcgcgcgcgcgcacacacacacacacacacacacacacacacacacacacacacacacacacacacgagaggtGAAATTCCACTTGGTAACTCCTAGCACTGAATAGCTTAAAAAAGACAGTGACTCTTTTGTCAATCATTGACAATAGGATCGTGTAATAACAACAGAGGTAAGCAGCAAATTTCATCTAGAAACTCTATTTTAGGCTAATCTGAGCAGATTTCTGCACTAAATTTCCTCCCTCTTACCACACAGATACATGCAAAACGtattcttctcccttcctcagtATGACTCTAAAAAAAGCCAGCTCCTcactatatttccttttttcacaGGAAAGCGTGTATTTTGTTCTAAAGCATTTAGGCTCCAGCTTCACAGAGAAATATTCTCCCTAATGTAGCCCTTTTAAAGATCTGCAGAAATCACAATAATACAAACCCCACATCTATCAATGTAAAATTTGACTGGCGAGTAGAGTGATGGTGTGAGTTGGATGACAAAAGGGCTGGgatattttcctgaattttagCCTTCAGCATTCCATAAATTGGCTTGGGATTGTTCCACAAACTGGAAAGTTTATCTGAGAGCCTCAGTTCACTCTCGGGTCTTCTTCTTTAATCCAACAGATCATTCACCTCAAGGATGAAATGTCTAGATATGCATCATTTATTTTCTGGTCTGGACCAGACATTTCCATGGAATACCATACTTGGAAAAAGGAAAGCATAATGTCTCTTTGGGGTTTAATATCTACTGGAGGCTGGCGAGAGTTCTGAAGTAGAAGCCTCATCCAGGGCTTCTATATTAGTACACTCTGAATAATAAGGGCTAGTTTGGATGAAGATACATTCAAAGATGAATCCCTTCCTCATTATAcggaaagaaagaatttttagtACACAATTTAAATGGGTGCATATTATTTTTGTAGAGGAACCCTACCACCTCCCTAATGTCACTGCCTATGTCTACCTTGGCGAAGCTAAAGGAAATCTTGAGATATAAATATCTTATATACTTGGTTATTACAAGGGAGACAGAGATATCAggttgagaaagaaaaccagcacACCTCtataatatagttttatttcttaaaacaattcTGAAGGTGCATACATTCTGAAAAAACTATCAATCGTCAGTATGTTGTTTGGGATTAATCTGCTTGTATAGACCACAGAAAAGCAAGGTTGCTGAAAATCCATTAACCTAGTTATTAGCAGATGGTCTAACCACCTTCGAACAAAGGCAACCAACAAGTTTTCATGCCTCCAATCTGAGCCTCTATGTGGATCCGCGGTTTGCAGTAATTCCTCTAGGCATCATCTGCTGCTTGGACCCTTGTGCTTGATGCTATGGCTCAGCTCTTAAAAAGAAttctgtaaacttttttttttatcctggatttttcttcttccctctctgtgcTCTTCACTTTGGTCTATAAAGATCTGTCTAATTTTCTCCCAAATCCAAATGGCCCCGAGTGAATAAGAGGCTCTGAGAAATCTTTTATCTTTGCCAT contains the following coding sequences:
- the NKX6-1 gene encoding homeobox protein Nkx-6.1; translated protein: MLAVGAMEGTRQSAFLLSSPPLAALHSMAEMKTPLYPAAYPPLPAGPPSSSSSSSSSSSPSPPLGSHNPGSLKPPAAGGLSSLGSPPQQLSAATPHGINDILSRPSMPVASGAALPSASPSGSSSSSSSSTSASSASAAAAAAAAAAAAASTPAGLLAGLPRFSSLSPPPPPPGLYFSPSAAAVAAVGRYPKPLAELPGRTPIFWPGVMQSPPWRDARLACTPHQGSILLDKDGKRKHTRPTFSGQQIFALEKTFEQTKYLAGPERARLAYSLGMTESQVKVWFQNRRTKWRKKHAAEMATAKKKQDSETERLKGASENEEEDDDYNKPLDPNSDDEKITQLLKKHKSGGGGGGLLLHASENESSS